A single genomic interval of Terriglobus albidus harbors:
- a CDS encoding vWA domain-containing protein — protein MGFLAPWFLAGALAIGLPVYVHLLRRHKSIPLPFSSLMFFERGTQSSTKHQRLKYLLLFSLRALIVLLLALAFASPFIRRPASKAHDRLLLLVVDRSLSMRSETRFTEAKQQALNTLSGRHPGQKAQVMALGGQLEALTQPIEDNETLRSAINGLQPGDGRSNFGDLGRSVRALDEANHTPIDLHLFSDMQRSSVPGNFAEMVLPESTKLILHPTTNRTEENFTVVSVDAPSQIADTKGARVRAVVAGYNSKAAVKKVSLVIDGKTITTKTVNLPENGTATVEFTGLDVPYGLSRCAVAIEGSDALPSDDQWRFAVRHSDPEHILLVRPANDTRSPLYVSAAIAAASQGAYLLQPMSSDTVTESDPTKYAYVILSDVPSLPIAFENALKKYVQGGGNVLMAIGTNAGRQGKLPLLGASTGQPHLYTREGDPMGVGDLDRTHAALRETTGWNDARFSFAANVDTNGMRVIAKLTDGTPLLMDKQLGEGHVLVLASGFDNLTNDLPLSPAFVPFLDLATRYLSGTERLSGARLVDEFVPLRSVTTGSGPGASVDVIAPDGHRPLTLAEAATAQTLRLSSAGFYQVRFANGRDGLIGVNADTRESNLEILPPDVQQLWAGSANGNGGSTAGAAQNDTVRVSLWWYAMLVLFLVALAESIVAGQYLGTQREEA, from the coding sequence ATGGGATTCCTTGCGCCATGGTTTCTTGCCGGAGCACTTGCCATAGGCCTGCCGGTCTACGTGCATCTGCTGCGCCGCCACAAGTCCATTCCGCTTCCCTTCAGCTCTCTGATGTTCTTCGAACGCGGCACGCAGAGCTCCACCAAGCACCAGCGCCTGAAGTACCTGCTGCTCTTCTCACTCCGCGCCCTGATTGTACTGCTGCTCGCGTTGGCCTTCGCCTCGCCATTCATTCGCAGACCAGCTTCCAAAGCGCATGACCGCCTACTGCTGCTGGTCGTCGACCGTTCGCTCAGCATGCGAAGCGAGACGCGCTTTACCGAAGCAAAACAACAGGCGCTCAACACCCTGAGTGGACGGCATCCGGGGCAGAAGGCGCAGGTGATGGCTCTGGGTGGCCAGCTCGAAGCATTGACGCAACCGATCGAAGATAATGAAACGCTGCGCTCAGCGATCAACGGACTGCAGCCAGGTGATGGGCGCTCCAACTTCGGCGATCTTGGCCGCAGCGTGCGTGCGCTGGATGAGGCAAACCATACGCCCATCGATCTACATCTCTTCAGCGATATGCAACGGTCCAGCGTTCCCGGCAACTTCGCCGAGATGGTGCTGCCGGAGAGTACAAAACTTATCCTGCATCCCACTACCAATCGCACCGAAGAGAACTTCACCGTGGTGAGCGTGGACGCTCCTTCGCAGATAGCCGATACGAAGGGCGCTCGCGTTCGCGCGGTTGTTGCCGGCTACAACAGTAAAGCCGCGGTAAAGAAGGTCTCCTTAGTTATCGACGGCAAGACCATCACCACGAAGACGGTGAATCTCCCAGAGAATGGCACGGCTACTGTTGAGTTCACTGGTCTCGATGTTCCCTACGGCCTGAGCCGCTGTGCTGTAGCGATCGAAGGTAGCGATGCACTTCCGTCGGATGATCAGTGGCGCTTCGCCGTGCGCCACAGTGATCCTGAGCATATCCTCCTGGTCCGTCCGGCGAACGATACACGCTCACCGTTGTATGTGAGTGCCGCTATCGCCGCAGCCAGCCAGGGAGCCTATCTGTTGCAGCCGATGAGCTCCGATACCGTCACAGAATCCGATCCGACGAAGTACGCTTACGTCATTTTGTCGGATGTGCCTTCCCTGCCGATCGCCTTCGAGAATGCACTGAAAAAGTATGTTCAGGGCGGCGGGAACGTGCTGATGGCCATTGGCACAAATGCCGGCCGCCAGGGCAAGCTTCCTCTGCTTGGCGCTAGTACCGGGCAGCCGCACCTCTACACCCGCGAAGGCGATCCCATGGGCGTGGGCGATCTTGATCGCACGCACGCGGCACTGCGTGAGACGACCGGCTGGAACGACGCACGCTTCTCGTTCGCTGCCAATGTCGACACAAACGGTATGCGCGTCATCGCGAAGCTGACGGACGGGACGCCGTTGCTTATGGACAAGCAGCTAGGCGAGGGACATGTCCTCGTCCTGGCTTCGGGCTTCGATAACCTGACCAACGATCTTCCGCTCTCGCCGGCCTTTGTCCCCTTTCTCGATCTGGCGACCCGCTATCTCTCCGGCACGGAGCGTCTAAGCGGAGCCCGGCTGGTGGACGAATTCGTTCCTCTACGCTCGGTAACGACTGGAAGCGGCCCGGGAGCAAGCGTGGACGTCATCGCGCCCGACGGCCACCGCCCGCTGACCCTGGCCGAGGCGGCGACCGCGCAGACGCTGCGGCTTAGCTCTGCCGGCTTCTACCAGGTGCGGTTTGCGAACGGACGCGACGGCTTGATTGGCGTAAATGCCGACACACGTGAGAGTAACCTCGAAATCCTTCCGCCCGATGTGCAACAGCTCTGGGCGGGCAGCGCCAACGGCAATGGCGGCAGCACCGCCGGCGCCGCGCAAAATGACACCGTACGCGTCAGCTTATGGTGGTACGCTATGCTCGTCCTCTTCCTGGTGGCTCTGGCGGAGTCCATCGTGGCCGGGCAGTACCTGGGTACGCAAAGGGAGGAAGCATGA